ATAATGTACTCCTGTTGGAGGCTACAAGCGTTGAGCTGACACCTGCGCGAATTCATCCAGTCCTTGCGCTCTGCCAGCGCGTAATTATACACACGGCGGCATTGCTCCATCCACTCAAGCATTTGGGCTTGTTGGACGGCATCTGGATAAATTCGGTAGCTGTATGTGAGGTTCAACATCCAGACATATTACCGCTTCTAGGGAGATTTATATCTTTCCTAGCCAAATCTTTACACTTACGCAATAGAAGAATGGCGGTTTTTCAACCACTCACTCCCGTGCCTACGGCATTGGTCGCGGGTGCCATCGTCTCCGCCCGCCTATCCATCCCCACGCCGTCATCGAAGAGGCGGCGTGGGGATTCCGGCGAATTAGCTAAACTAGTTGACGGCGAAGACAACTAGTTGACTAAGGTACAAAAATATGGCTTCGGCTGAAAAATTCCATCGCCACAAAAGTACTCGCTCTGAAGATTTGCTCGCTGGTCTAGCTGCTTCCATTGTGCTGCACTTGGTTTTGTTGATTGGAGCCAGTAATTGGTTACTGACTCATGCGCCTGAGCGTAGGCAGGATTCTCAGCCCGTTCCAATTAAGTTCGTTGAAGTTCCTCCTGAGGAGACAAAGCCACCAAAAGAAACCAAGCTGCGGGCTGCTCAGAATTCTTCTGCAAGTGGGAAAGCAAAACCTGAAACCTCTGTTTCTGCTCCTAAATCGGCCCTAACAACTGCACAAAAAACTGCTTCAAGTCCTAAAAATTCCCTTGCTCCTGAATCAGCCAAGCCAGTTTCACCAAAAGCACAATCCCCAGCAGTTTTGCCAGATTTATCTGCCCAAAAGCCGCAACTGGAAACCCGAAAACCTGTAGCAACCTCTGTCACTCCAAAGCCACAATCAACACCTCAAAAAACAGCCGCAGTCACTACTACCCCAAAACTACAACCCAAAACCGAGAACACCTTAGTTGAAAGACTACGGGCACAAAATCCAGAACCCACTATCCCACCACCACAGAGCAAACCCCAGAAAACTACGACGGCACCGACTCGTCCAAAACTAAAACCTAAACCTCAAGAAACTAAGACCGACACTACTAATTCAGAGCTAAAACCCTCGACTCGCCAGGAGGAAAAGAACACACTTCCGCCCAAATCAGCCACTGAGCAATTGACAACCAGGGTTACTTCAAAACCACAGCCTCCTCAGCCATCGCAAACATCAGGGGCAGCAAGCAAGTTGGGTGGTCCAGTTACTCTATCCAGTCGTAATCTGGGGAGCGACGATCAAGCAACCCCGTCTAATTCCAACCGATCTGATACTGGTGAAAGTATTGCTGCCCGCCGCGATCCAGATCTTGGTCCCTACCTGGCGCAACTTCAGCAAAGAGTGAGGCAACAGTGGATACCAGGATTAACCCAGAATTCTCAGCGGACAGTAGTTTATTTCGTTGTTAGCCGTTCGGGTCAAGTGAACAACCTTAGAATTGTGCAACCTTCTGCTTCTGGCGTAGCTGACAAGGCAGCACTCAGCGCTATCGAGCGAGCAGCACCATTTGCGCCTTTGCCTCCAGACTATTCCCAGGACTACATCAATATCCAATTTACGTTTAGCATCAACGTCTATGGAGACTTGGATTTGTGGGTTCGTTGATGCTAATCTATATTTAGTTTGCTCTACGAACAGTTCGCGTAACGAATTAATAGGAGAGATTTTACATTCCCTTCAATATCTGCCGTAGGTGCGCCATCGTCATCCATACAAACCAATGATTACTACAGAAGTCACTCCCAATCAGTGTGCCGCAACGGTTATGGACGTTGTTCCAGCCGCAATCCGCTATTTGCGGGCAGAAATGAGGCAGCAAAGCCAGTCATTGTTAACCCTGACCCAGCTGCGAGTGCTGCACTTCCTCCAGCGTTATCCTCGTGCTTCATTGTCTGAGGTAGCAGATTATCTAGATGTAACGCGCTCTACCATGTCCGCCACGATTGAGCGCTTAGTGCAACGAGGACTGGTCGATCGCGCTGAAGATCCACAAGAGCGCCGTCGAGTGATTCTTACGCTTACAGCTACTGGAGTGCAACAGCTGCAACAGGTTTCCGATGCGACCCATACCAAGGTGGCTGATGCGTTAGCTCACCTTTCAGAGCCTCAGCTTCGTCAAATTATCCAAGGGCTTGCTCTATTGGGTGACGTGTTTCAAGACATTGATGCTGTGTCGCTGACTGGAAAATGAGGCAATGGCAATAATAGAAACGCAAGAGTTAACCAAACAGTTTGGTCAGGTAACAGCAGTGAATGCCGTGACGGTCTCTGTGGAAGCTGGAGAAGTTTTCGGGCTGCTTGGTCCCAATGGTGCCGGAAAAAGTACTGTTACAAAGATGCTGGTTACCCTGCTGTCACCCACATCTGGTTATGCCCGTGTGGCTGGTTATGACATCACGCGACAGATGAGCAGCGTCCAACGCATGATTGGCTATATCCCTCAAGCGCTTTCGGTGGATGGCACCTTGTCGGGCTATGAAAACTTGTTAGTGATCGCCAAACTCTACGATATTCCCCGACGTAAACGAATTGGCCACGTGCGGGATGCGTTAGCGTATGTCGGTTTGGAGGATGTTGCCGATCGCTTAGTGCGAACTTATTCGGGTGGCATGATTCGTCGGTTAGAGATTGCTCAAGCCATTCTCCATCGTCCGCCCGTGTTGTTTATGGATGAACCCACAGTAGGGCTAGATCCAGTTGCCCGCAAAACCATGTGGGAACTTGTTAAGCAACTCTGCGATGACTATGGCATGACTGTCTTTTTAACCACTCACTTCATGGATGAAGCAGATACGCTGTGCGATCGCCTCGCCATTATGCACTTAGGGCGGATGGTTGCAACAGGTACACCTGAACAACTCAAAGCGTCGCTCGGTAAACCCAACACCACGCTCGATGATGTGTTTATTCATTACACCGGAGACTATTTAGCAACCGCAGGAGATTATCGTGATACCTCAACCACACGGCGCACCGCTCAACGCCTCGGATAAGCTAGCTGCCCAACAGCGAATCACCAGAACTGGGGTTTCAGGATTTATCTATAAAACATTTGTGATCACGGAGCTCGAACTTCGCAAGCTGCGCCATGACCCCACTCAGCTATTCACACGGGCAGTTCAGCCTGCTCTATGGCTGTTGATCTTTGGACAGGTGTTCACCCGCATCCGGGCAATTCCTACTGGAAATCTGAATTATTTGGATTTCATGACTCCAGGAATTCTGGCACAGAGCATCCTATTTATGTCAATTTTCACAGGTCTTGCGGTTATTTGGGAGCGAGACTTGGGCATTTTGCACAAATTGCTGGTGAGTCCGACACCGCGTGTAGCACTTGTGTTAGGGAAGGCAATCGGCGCTGGAATTCGCAGTCTTTCTCAAGTCGTAGTTATCTATGCGATCGCTTATGCCTTGGGTGTGGGAATGGATTGGAATCCGTTGGCATTACTGGGAGTCGTGGTTGCTGTCCTCTTAGGATCGGCTCTATTTTCAGCGTTCTCTTTGGCGATCGCTTGTTTAGTCAAGACGCACGAACGCTTAATGGGAATTGGTCAGTTGATGACGATGCCTTTGTTTTTCGCCAGCAATGCCATTTATCCGATTGAAATCATGCCAAGGTGGTTACAGATAATTTCCTACGTCAATCCACTTACCTATCTGGTAGATGCCTTACGTGGGTTAATGCTTGTGGGTAAAGGCAGCACGTATGGGTTAGGACTAGATTTTGGCATTCTTTTAGGCGTTACCGCAGTTTTGGCGATCGGATGTGGCAGACTCTATCCCAGGCTGGTGACGTAGTTTTTTAATTCGGGCTGACTTTTACCTGTTGGTACCGACGACGGTTGACTGGGTTCAACCACTTCTCTAAACGACTAAAAGCTTGAGAAGAAAGGAGAGTTAAGCATAAGTAGATCGCCGCAACGGCAGCATAAATTTCAAATGCACGATAGTTTTCTGCCACAATTAGTTGCCCTTCGCGGAACAACTCTTCAAAACCAATCACCGCCACTAAGCTAGTATCCTTCAACAGGCTAATGAACTCATTACCCAATGCAGGCAGCATCCGCCGAAAGGCTTGGGGAAAGATAACATAGCGCATAGTTTGAACTGAACTCATGCCCAAGGATTGAGCAGCCTCAGCTTGACCTGGCTCAATTGATTGAATACCTCCCCGGACGATTTCAGCAATGTAGGCAGCGCTGTTAAGACTTAATGCTATCACCGCTGCTGTGAGACGATCAAAGGTAAAGGTAATACCCAACTCTTGGGAAATTGCTGGCAACCCAAAGTAAATCATAAAAATCTGCACCAGCAACGGAGTTCCCCGGAAAAAATCTATATACGCCCTAGCAGCCCACCGCAAAGGTAAAATCTGAGAAAGACGAGCAATACCAATGAGTGACCCCCCAATTAAACCTAGCACTACAGAGAAAGCGGTAAGTTGGAGCGTCACCAAAGCCCCACGCAACAGGAATGGTAAAGCATTTAAAAATACGCTTAGTGCACTAAACAGGGCAGATACGCCATTAGCAGTCTGGTTCTCAAATGGGGATTCTTCTGGTAGTGGTGGCGGTTGGACACCAAACCACTTTTGGTAAATTTGGGCATAGGTGCCATTTTTTAGCACTGCTGCTAAACCTTGATTAATCAATGCTAAATTAGGCGATCCTTTAGGTGTAGGAATGCCGAAATACTCTTCGGTTAGCAGTTCGCTCACGACTTTAACTCCTTGGACATTGCCCGAGGCGATCGCGTACAAAATCACAGGCTGATCGTGAACCACCGCATCTACATTACCGTTAAGCAATTCTCTTAAAGTAGTGGGGGCATCATCAAAGCTGCGAATTTCAGCCCCAGGAATACTTGCTGCTTTCTGTGCGCCCGTTGTACCGATTTGGACAGCAATCCTCTTATCCTTAAGACTGTCAAAGTTGGTAATAGTTTGATTATTGGTGCGAGTGGCGATCGCTAACCCAGATTTAAAATAAGGTCGTGAAAACGAAATTGTCTTTGCCCGTTCCTCAGTAATCGTCATTGCCGCAACCGCCGCATCTATTGTTTGCGCCTGCAAGGCTGGAATCATTCCCGCAAAAGGCAGACCTTGATACTGAACGGTAAAACCAGCTTCTTTAGCGATCACATTCATCAAGTCAATATCAAACCCCTGCAACTCGCCCTCAGCTGATTGAAATTCAAAAGGTGGATAGGTTCCTTCTGTCGCAACTGTAAGTGTTTTACCAGCAGCAGTAGAATTGGGAGTGCTACTACAGCCTGCAAGCAGAATCAAACAGCTAAAACCAACAACCAAAGTAAGGCGCAGCCAACGGAAAAAATTTAAACCAGCCATATTTTTGTTTTCTCTTCTCTCTTTACTCTGTGTCCTATGCGCCTGTGTGGTTCGTTAAATACCGTAAAGTTTGTTTGAGCCATCAGATGTACACCAGATTACAATCAACCATAGAGCAGTTGATACAGCTTGTTGAAGCATCATGCCTTTATGGGAATAGTGATATGCCTACTTCCACCCGTGCGATCGCTTTTAATAATATTGAAAAAAACTTTGGCACTCTTAAAGTATTAAAAGGAATCAGCGGCGAAATTTACCAGGGAGAAGTAGTCGCAGTTATTGGTTCCTCTGGGTGTGGTAAAAGTACACTACTACGCTGTTTTAACTGTCTAGAGAAAATTGACGGCGGACGTTTGGTAGTCAATGGCATTGACTTATCCAAACCAAATCTTGGCTATAAACAACTGCGGCAATTGCGGACACAAGTAGGCATGGTTTTCCAGCAGTTTAACTTGTTTCCGCATCTAAGTGTTTTAGAGAACCTGTCACTTGCTCAGCGCCAAGTTCTGGGTAAATCTCGCCAAGAAAGCGCCCAATTAGCTGGATTGTATCTAGAGAAAGTCGGCTTATTTGATAAGGCAGGTGCTTATCCCGAACAACTTTCTGGGGGTCAAAAGCAACGGATAGCGATCGCGCGGAGTCTGTGTATGAATCCGCAGGTAATGCTGTTTGATGAACCGACTAGCGCCCTAGATCCAGAACTGGTGGGGGAAGTGCTAGGGGTGATGCAGCAACTGGCAGCAGACGGCATGACAATGGTAGTTGTTACTCATGAAATGCAGTTTGCCCGTGAGGTAGCTCATCGGGTAATGTTTATGGATAAAGGTCAGGTAGAAGAACAAGGATCAGCCCGTGAGATTTTGACTCATCCTCAGAGCGATCGCCTGCGTACTTTCCTCAGTCGCTTGATGAGGGAGTAGGGGAAGCAGAGGGAGCAGGGGGAGCAGGGGAAGCAAGAGTGTAATCCAAAATCCAAAATCTAAAATCCCCTAACCCCTCGCCCCTCGCCCTTCGCCCCTTTATAACGGATATATTCAGCTACAAAAGCAACTATCCCAGACACCAGAATCAGCACAACACTAAGGGCATTGATATCGGGTTTGACTCCCGTGCGGATGCGGCTAAAGATTTCCATTGGCAGGGTAGTAGAACCACTACCAGCGGTGAAACTAGCGATCAGAAAATCATCCAAGCTAAGGACAAAGGCAAGCAGACAACCAGCGACAATCCCAGGCATCAATTGAGGTAGCAACACTTTGATAAAAGCTTGTACTGGTGTAGCCCCTAAATCTAAGGCGGCTTCTTCCAAATGGGGATCTAGGTTAGCTAATCGAGAAGAAACCACAATGCCGACGTAGGCAAGGCAGAAGACAACATGAGCTGCCACAATAGTCCATAGGCTGAGGGGAATGGCAACCGTTGCTAAAAAAACGAGAGTGGCAACGGCGATCGCAATATCAGGAACAATTAACGGCAGATATGAAATACCGCGATACAAAGTCTTGCCAAAAAAGCGATAACGTGATAACCCCACCGCCATTAAAGTACCAATTACAGCGGAGATGCCTACTGCACATAAAGCAACTGTCAGGCTATTTTGTAGGGCAGTAATAATTCGAGTATCCTGAAATAGTTTAAGATACCAATTCCAGGTAAATCCCTGCCACTTAGCGCTATAAGCTGATGAGTTAAAGCTATAGAAAGCGAGTACCAAAATTGGCAGGTACATGAAAAAAAACATTAACCCAGAGAAAAGTATCTGCCACGAAACTCGGGGTTTAGGATGAGGTTGCCAACCGTGCATAGAAGCTCGTTTGTTCTGATTATTCAAGTTAGGTCTTATAGTTTTTTACTACCATGAGTGTTATTTCTCACATAGCACAAATTTTATCAGTTAAACTTGAATATTAATAATATTTACA
This window of the Chroococcidiopsis sp. CCMEE 29 genome carries:
- a CDS encoding ATP-binding cassette domain-containing protein codes for the protein MAIIETQELTKQFGQVTAVNAVTVSVEAGEVFGLLGPNGAGKSTVTKMLVTLLSPTSGYARVAGYDITRQMSSVQRMIGYIPQALSVDGTLSGYENLLVIAKLYDIPRRKRIGHVRDALAYVGLEDVADRLVRTYSGGMIRRLEIAQAILHRPPVLFMDEPTVGLDPVARKTMWELVKQLCDDYGMTVFLTTHFMDEADTLCDRLAIMHLGRMVATGTPEQLKASLGKPNTTLDDVFIHYTGDYLATAGDYRDTSTTRRTAQRLG
- a CDS encoding TonB family protein, with amino-acid sequence MASAEKFHRHKSTRSEDLLAGLAASIVLHLVLLIGASNWLLTHAPERRQDSQPVPIKFVEVPPEETKPPKETKLRAAQNSSASGKAKPETSVSAPKSALTTAQKTASSPKNSLAPESAKPVSPKAQSPAVLPDLSAQKPQLETRKPVATSVTPKPQSTPQKTAAVTTTPKLQPKTENTLVERLRAQNPEPTIPPPQSKPQKTTTAPTRPKLKPKPQETKTDTTNSELKPSTRQEEKNTLPPKSATEQLTTRVTSKPQPPQPSQTSGAASKLGGPVTLSSRNLGSDDQATPSNSNRSDTGESIAARRDPDLGPYLAQLQQRVRQQWIPGLTQNSQRTVVYFVVSRSGQVNNLRIVQPSASGVADKAALSAIERAAPFAPLPPDYSQDYINIQFTFSINVYGDLDLWVR
- a CDS encoding MarR family transcriptional regulator; this encodes MITTEVTPNQCAATVMDVVPAAIRYLRAEMRQQSQSLLTLTQLRVLHFLQRYPRASLSEVADYLDVTRSTMSATIERLVQRGLVDRAEDPQERRRVILTLTATGVQQLQQVSDATHTKVADALAHLSEPQLRQIIQGLALLGDVFQDIDAVSLTGK
- a CDS encoding ABC transporter permease is translated as MTRTGVSGFIYKTFVITELELRKLRHDPTQLFTRAVQPALWLLIFGQVFTRIRAIPTGNLNYLDFMTPGILAQSILFMSIFTGLAVIWERDLGILHKLLVSPTPRVALVLGKAIGAGIRSLSQVVVIYAIAYALGVGMDWNPLALLGVVVAVLLGSALFSAFSLAIACLVKTHERLMGIGQLMTMPLFFASNAIYPIEIMPRWLQIISYVNPLTYLVDALRGLMLVGKGSTYGLGLDFGILLGVTAVLAIGCGRLYPRLVT
- a CDS encoding amino acid ABC transporter ATP-binding protein is translated as MPTSTRAIAFNNIEKNFGTLKVLKGISGEIYQGEVVAVIGSSGCGKSTLLRCFNCLEKIDGGRLVVNGIDLSKPNLGYKQLRQLRTQVGMVFQQFNLFPHLSVLENLSLAQRQVLGKSRQESAQLAGLYLEKVGLFDKAGAYPEQLSGGQKQRIAIARSLCMNPQVMLFDEPTSALDPELVGEVLGVMQQLAADGMTMVVVTHEMQFAREVAHRVMFMDKGQVEEQGSAREILTHPQSDRLRTFLSRLMRE
- a CDS encoding ABC transporter permease, which translates into the protein MHGWQPHPKPRVSWQILFSGLMFFFMYLPILVLAFYSFNSSAYSAKWQGFTWNWYLKLFQDTRIITALQNSLTVALCAVGISAVIGTLMAVGLSRYRFFGKTLYRGISYLPLIVPDIAIAVATLVFLATVAIPLSLWTIVAAHVVFCLAYVGIVVSSRLANLDPHLEEAALDLGATPVQAFIKVLLPQLMPGIVAGCLLAFVLSLDDFLIASFTAGSGSTTLPMEIFSRIRTGVKPDINALSVVLILVSGIVAFVAEYIRYKGAKGEGRGVRGF
- a CDS encoding ABC transporter permease subunit (The N-terminal region of this protein, as described by TIGR01726, is a three transmembrane segment that identifies a subfamily of ABC transporter permease subunits, which specificities that include histidine, arginine, glutamine, glutamate, L-cystine (sic), the opines (in Agrobacterium) octopine and nopaline, etc.), which gives rise to MAGLNFFRWLRLTLVVGFSCLILLAGCSSTPNSTAAGKTLTVATEGTYPPFEFQSAEGELQGFDIDLMNVIAKEAGFTVQYQGLPFAGMIPALQAQTIDAAVAAMTITEERAKTISFSRPYFKSGLAIATRTNNQTITNFDSLKDKRIAVQIGTTGAQKAASIPGAEIRSFDDAPTTLRELLNGNVDAVVHDQPVILYAIASGNVQGVKVVSELLTEEYFGIPTPKGSPNLALINQGLAAVLKNGTYAQIYQKWFGVQPPPLPEESPFENQTANGVSALFSALSVFLNALPFLLRGALVTLQLTAFSVVLGLIGGSLIGIARLSQILPLRWAARAYIDFFRGTPLLVQIFMIYFGLPAISQELGITFTFDRLTAAVIALSLNSAAYIAEIVRGGIQSIEPGQAEAAQSLGMSSVQTMRYVIFPQAFRRMLPALGNEFISLLKDTSLVAVIGFEELFREGQLIVAENYRAFEIYAAVAAIYLCLTLLSSQAFSRLEKWLNPVNRRRYQQVKVSPN